Proteins encoded by one window of Scatophagus argus isolate fScaArg1 chromosome 8, fScaArg1.pri, whole genome shotgun sequence:
- the LOC124063868 gene encoding protein-glutamine gamma-glutamyltransferase 2-like isoform X1 produces the protein MDCMQQTIHYISGPNSGHCQLKFVNFEAHENHISHDTWGLSQKHLVLRRGKPFKVTLLFGSHSWNPRTEIPVLEVWLGDMSERIPVQFSDKQFDTQSWSARIYTGDMHPQSVTIHICSPVLSSVGLYHLHMHMETICSRRSYALGTFVLLCNPWLKDDQVYMPLDVQKQEYIKSDCGLVYMGTHLNISRRPWSFGQYEPGVLEACLQLLQVSPQHLSDKRKDYILRADPVYLSKVICAMVNCADDLGILEGKWQGSYQDGVNPTEWSGSADILLQWASSNYSPVRYGQCWVFASVLCTVMRVLGIPSRVVTVFNAAHDSDASLKIEEYYSSTGEKLHISKDSIWNFHVWVECWMRRTDLGAEFDGWQVVDPTPQEKSAGIYCCGPCPVVAIKHRCLGTPYDSSFIYASVDADIVRLIVRNGQVVGRTVDKEWVGQLIYTKSIGSDRPENLTQTYKSKKRGQIAIKEEMINQIHQMSSSTYCSLQSSPMRGGTADMSPGLEVSLNIDGRTTLGDSIIMCVTITNQSNSPRDLVEHLNAQLKKYNQSPQEIFWKSHKQVRIQAGEVLKLYHTISPSEYESVLACDDIVNMAVVIKDVRTKERVLAAQEFNLSTPQIIIEIKGGDSIQMKKEHTAHVSLISTFSKTLNGAVLTVKGFGLLQGKHEARLTLLQPGDKIEKEVTIMATSPGTKLLMASFSHSHSPRIVSRSFHTVSVVSG, from the exons ATGGACTGCATGCAACAGACAATACACTACATCTCTG GCCCTAATAGCGGCCACTGCCAGCTGAAGTTTGTCAACTTTGAGGCTCATGAAAACCACATTTCCCATGATACATGGGGGCTCAGCCAAAAGCACCTGGTGTTGCGACGAGGAAAACCGTTCAAGGTCACTCTGCTGTTTGGCAGCCACTCATGGAATCCTCGCACTGAGATCCCTGTCCTGGAGGTTTGGCTAG GTGACATGTCAGAGAGGATCCCCGTCCAGTTCTCTGACAAGCAGTTTGACACCCAAAGCTGGTCAGCCAGAATCTACACAGGTGACATGCACCCTCAGTCAGTCACCATCCACATCTGCTCCCCTGTTCTGTCCTCAGTGGGTCTGTATCACCTCCACATGCACATGGAGACCATATGCAGCAGAAGGAGCTACGCACTGGGAacatttgtgctgctgtgcaacCCTTGGTTGAAAG ATGATCAGGTGTACATGCCCCTGGATGTCCAAAAACAAGAGTACATCAAAAGTGATTGTGGGCTGGTGTACATGGGCACCCATCTAAACATTAGTAGGCGACCCTGGTCCTTTGGTCAG TATGAGCCTGGGGTACTTGAGGCATGTCTGCAGCTTCTGCAAGTCAGCCCACAGCACCTCAGCGACAAACGCAAAGACTACATTCTACGAGCAGACCCTGTCTACCTCAGCAAGGTGATCTGTGCTATG GTGAACTGTGCAGATGACCTGGGAATTTTGGAGGGGAAGTGGCAGGGAAGCTACCAAGATGGCGTCAACCCAACTGAGTGGAGCGGCAGCGCTGACATCCTTCTCCAATGGGCCTCGTCCAACTACAGCCCTGTGCGCTATGGGCAGTGCTGGGTCTTTGCATCTGTTCTCTGCACAG tgatgAGAGTGCTGGGGATTCCTTCCAGGGTGGTGACAGTTTTTAACGCAGCCCATGACAGTGATGCCAGCTTGAAAATTGAAGAATATTACTCCAGCACAGGGGAAAAGCTCCACATCTCAAAGGACAGCATTTG GAACTTCCATGTGTGGGTGGAGTGCTGGATGAGGAGAACAGACCTTGGTGCAGAGTTTGATGGCTGGCAGGTAGTGGATCCGACCCCTCAGGAGAAGAGCGCAG GCATATACTGCTGTGGCCCCTGCCCAGTGGTTGCTATCAAGCACCGTTGCCTTGGTACGCCCTATGACTCCTCCTTCATCTATGCCTCTGTTGATGCTGACATCGTTCGGCTGATTGTGCGAAATGGACAAGTGGTGGGGAGGACGGTGGACAAGGAGTGGGTAGGACAGCTCATCTACACCAAGAGCATTGGCTCAGACAGACCAGAGAACCTGACACAGACTTATAAGAGCAAGAAAA ggGGTCAGATAGCCATCAAAGAGGAGATGATCAACCAGATCCACCAGA TGTCAAGTTCTACATATTGTAGTTTGCAGTCCAGTCCAATGAGGGGTGGAACAG CAGATATGTCACCTGGTTTGGAGGTGTCCCTAAACATAGACGGGAGGACAACACTGGGTGACAGCATCATCATGTGTGTGACAATCACAAACCAGTCAAATAGCCCCAGGGACCTGGTGGAACACCTCAATGCTCAGCTGAAGAAGTACAACCAAAGCCCACAGGAGATCTTTTggaaatcacacaaacaagTGCGCATACAGGCTGGTGAAG TTTTGAAGCTCTACCACACCATCTCTCCCTCTGAGTATGAGTCGGTCCTGGCGTGTGACGACATTGTGAACATGGCAGTGGTGATTAAGGATGTGAGGACCAAAGAAAGAGTCCTGGCTGCACAGGAATTCAACCTAAGCACACCACAGATCATCATAGAG ATCAAAGGAGGGGACAGCATCCAGATGAAGAAGGAGCACACGGCCCATGTGTCCCTCATCAGCACTTTCAGCAAAACTCTGAATGGAGCTGTGCTAACTGTGAAGGGGTTTGGCTTGTTACAAGGCAAACATGAGGCCAG ACTGACTCTCCTGCAGCCAGGTGACAAAATAGAGAAGGAGGTGACCATCATGGCCACTTCACCAGGCACTAAACTACTGATGGCCTCTTTCTCACACAGCCACAGCCCCAGGATTGTTTCCAGGAGCTTCCACACAGTCTCTGTCGTGTCTGGATGA
- the LOC124063868 gene encoding protein-glutamine gamma-glutamyltransferase 2-like isoform X2: MDCMQQTIHYISGPNSGHCQLKFVNFEAHENHISHDTWGLSQKHLVLRRGKPFKVTLLFGSHSWNPRTEIPVLEVWLGDMSERIPVQFSDKQFDTQSWSARIYTGDMHPQSVTIHICSPVLSSVGLYHLHMHMETICSRRSYALGTFVLLCNPWLKDDQVYMPLDVQKQEYIKSDCGLVYMGTHLNISRRPWSFGQYEPGVLEACLQLLQVSPQHLSDKRKDYILRADPVYLSKVICAMVNCADDLGILEGKWQGSYQDGVNPTEWSGSADILLQWASSNYSPVRYGQCWVFASVLCTVMRVLGIPSRVVTVFNAAHDSDASLKIEEYYSSTGEKLHISKDSIWNFHVWVECWMRRTDLGAEFDGWQVVDPTPQEKSAGIYCCGPCPVVAIKHRCLGTPYDSSFIYASVDADIVRLIVRNGQVVGRTVDKEWVGQLIYTKSIGSDRPENLTQTYKSKKRGQIAIKEEMINQIHQMSSSTYCSLQSSPMRGGTDMSPGLEVSLNIDGRTTLGDSIIMCVTITNQSNSPRDLVEHLNAQLKKYNQSPQEIFWKSHKQVRIQAGEVLKLYHTISPSEYESVLACDDIVNMAVVIKDVRTKERVLAAQEFNLSTPQIIIEIKGGDSIQMKKEHTAHVSLISTFSKTLNGAVLTVKGFGLLQGKHEARLTLLQPGDKIEKEVTIMATSPGTKLLMASFSHSHSPRIVSRSFHTVSVVSG; this comes from the exons ATGGACTGCATGCAACAGACAATACACTACATCTCTG GCCCTAATAGCGGCCACTGCCAGCTGAAGTTTGTCAACTTTGAGGCTCATGAAAACCACATTTCCCATGATACATGGGGGCTCAGCCAAAAGCACCTGGTGTTGCGACGAGGAAAACCGTTCAAGGTCACTCTGCTGTTTGGCAGCCACTCATGGAATCCTCGCACTGAGATCCCTGTCCTGGAGGTTTGGCTAG GTGACATGTCAGAGAGGATCCCCGTCCAGTTCTCTGACAAGCAGTTTGACACCCAAAGCTGGTCAGCCAGAATCTACACAGGTGACATGCACCCTCAGTCAGTCACCATCCACATCTGCTCCCCTGTTCTGTCCTCAGTGGGTCTGTATCACCTCCACATGCACATGGAGACCATATGCAGCAGAAGGAGCTACGCACTGGGAacatttgtgctgctgtgcaacCCTTGGTTGAAAG ATGATCAGGTGTACATGCCCCTGGATGTCCAAAAACAAGAGTACATCAAAAGTGATTGTGGGCTGGTGTACATGGGCACCCATCTAAACATTAGTAGGCGACCCTGGTCCTTTGGTCAG TATGAGCCTGGGGTACTTGAGGCATGTCTGCAGCTTCTGCAAGTCAGCCCACAGCACCTCAGCGACAAACGCAAAGACTACATTCTACGAGCAGACCCTGTCTACCTCAGCAAGGTGATCTGTGCTATG GTGAACTGTGCAGATGACCTGGGAATTTTGGAGGGGAAGTGGCAGGGAAGCTACCAAGATGGCGTCAACCCAACTGAGTGGAGCGGCAGCGCTGACATCCTTCTCCAATGGGCCTCGTCCAACTACAGCCCTGTGCGCTATGGGCAGTGCTGGGTCTTTGCATCTGTTCTCTGCACAG tgatgAGAGTGCTGGGGATTCCTTCCAGGGTGGTGACAGTTTTTAACGCAGCCCATGACAGTGATGCCAGCTTGAAAATTGAAGAATATTACTCCAGCACAGGGGAAAAGCTCCACATCTCAAAGGACAGCATTTG GAACTTCCATGTGTGGGTGGAGTGCTGGATGAGGAGAACAGACCTTGGTGCAGAGTTTGATGGCTGGCAGGTAGTGGATCCGACCCCTCAGGAGAAGAGCGCAG GCATATACTGCTGTGGCCCCTGCCCAGTGGTTGCTATCAAGCACCGTTGCCTTGGTACGCCCTATGACTCCTCCTTCATCTATGCCTCTGTTGATGCTGACATCGTTCGGCTGATTGTGCGAAATGGACAAGTGGTGGGGAGGACGGTGGACAAGGAGTGGGTAGGACAGCTCATCTACACCAAGAGCATTGGCTCAGACAGACCAGAGAACCTGACACAGACTTATAAGAGCAAGAAAA ggGGTCAGATAGCCATCAAAGAGGAGATGATCAACCAGATCCACCAGA TGTCAAGTTCTACATATTGTAGTTTGCAGTCCAGTCCAATGAGGGGTGGAACAG ATATGTCACCTGGTTTGGAGGTGTCCCTAAACATAGACGGGAGGACAACACTGGGTGACAGCATCATCATGTGTGTGACAATCACAAACCAGTCAAATAGCCCCAGGGACCTGGTGGAACACCTCAATGCTCAGCTGAAGAAGTACAACCAAAGCCCACAGGAGATCTTTTggaaatcacacaaacaagTGCGCATACAGGCTGGTGAAG TTTTGAAGCTCTACCACACCATCTCTCCCTCTGAGTATGAGTCGGTCCTGGCGTGTGACGACATTGTGAACATGGCAGTGGTGATTAAGGATGTGAGGACCAAAGAAAGAGTCCTGGCTGCACAGGAATTCAACCTAAGCACACCACAGATCATCATAGAG ATCAAAGGAGGGGACAGCATCCAGATGAAGAAGGAGCACACGGCCCATGTGTCCCTCATCAGCACTTTCAGCAAAACTCTGAATGGAGCTGTGCTAACTGTGAAGGGGTTTGGCTTGTTACAAGGCAAACATGAGGCCAG ACTGACTCTCCTGCAGCCAGGTGACAAAATAGAGAAGGAGGTGACCATCATGGCCACTTCACCAGGCACTAAACTACTGATGGCCTCTTTCTCACACAGCCACAGCCCCAGGATTGTTTCCAGGAGCTTCCACACAGTCTCTGTCGTGTCTGGATGA
- the e2f1 gene encoding transcription factor E2F1, with amino-acid sequence MSETLITGQTSEDLLADFETLLNSGSIELSEDHQIVIITSPSNEGLHPATAPTSTGEILLFATPQGPADVGLQDKRRPALGRPPVKRKLDLDSDHQYVSTTRPSIGQAPPSTPAPPRVPRTTSEKSRYDTSLNLTTKRFLNLLSQSADGVVDLNWASQVLDVQKRRIYDITNVLEGIQLISKKSKNNIQWLGNRVDTALVSRHKELQREVCDLTEAEQQLDELISKCNLQLRLLTEDPQNKKLGYVRCQDLRKSFDSPDQLVMVIRAPPETQMQVSEPSQGYQVSLKSSRGPIDVFLCPEDSSGVCSPVTGSSPTKPSADPSLVPSPTLATDQSQARTSTTAPEVSLSSPASTSSTVTASSQQEPSSLVLGGDTESLLGGDPFSGLGDMPDFDLSPLSSSDLLNGEGLILPLDGFINLSPPHSHDYHFGLEDHEGISELFDCDFGDLSQVLEDS; translated from the exons ATGTCAGAGACTCTGATAACAGGGCAGACATCGGAGGATCTGTTGGCTGACTTTGAGACTTTACTGAACTCTGGGAGTATTGAACTGAGCGAGGACCACCAGATAGTGATCATCACCAGTCCCAGCAATGAGGGACTTCACCCGGCCACTGCCCCCACCAGCACGGGGGAAATCCTGCTGTTTGCCACGCCACAAGGCCCTGCTGATGTGGGACTCCAGGACAAGAGACGGCCGGCCCTGGGAAGACCTCCG GTAAAGAGGAAGTTGGACCTGGATAGTGACCATCAATATGTCAGCACCACTCGACCATCCATAGGCCAGGCACCCCCCTCCACACCTGCCCCTCCCAGAG TTCCTCGAACCACATCAGAGAAGTCACGGTATGACACTTCCTTGAACCTGACCACCAAGCGCTTTCTAAACCTGCTGTCCCAGTCGGCTGACGGCGTGGTGGATCTGAACTGGGCCTCGCAGGTCCTGGATGTCCAGAAGAGACGCATCTATGACATTACCAACGTCCTGGAAGGAATCCAGCTCATCTCCAAAAAGTCCAAGAACAACATCCAGTGGCT CGGTAATCGAGTTGATACGGCTTTGGTCTCCCGCCATaaggagctgcagagggaggtgtgtgACCTCACGgaggctgagcagcagctggacgAACTCATTTCCAAATGCAACCTACAGCTCCGACTGCTCACAGAGGACCCACAGAACAAGAA ATTGGGCTATGTGCGCTGCCAGGACTTAAGGAAGTCATTTGATTCCCCTGACCAGCTGGTAATGGTGATCAGAGCTCCACCAGAGACTCAGATGCAAGTTTCAGAACCCAGCCAG GGTTACCAGGTGTCGCTGAAGAGCTCGCGGGGCCCAATCGACGTCTTCCTCTGTCCAGAGGACAGCTCTGGTGTCTGCAGCCCCGTGACAGGAAGCAGTCCCACGAAACCCAGTGCTGACCCCTCACTGGTCCCATCTCCCACACTAGCCACAGACCAATCACAAGCCAGAACATCCACAACAGCCCCAGAAGTGAGTTTATCATCACCAGCGTCCACGTCATCCACAGTGACAGCCTCCTCCCAGCAGGAGCCCTCATCTCTGGTGTTAGGTGGTGACACAG AATCACTCCTGGGAGGCGACCCGTTTTCCGGCCTCGGAGACATGCCTGATTTTGACctctcacccctctcctccTCGGACCTCCTGAATGGAGAGGGCCTCATTCTCCCATTGGACGGTTTCATCAATCTGTCGCCGCCTCACAGTCATGACTACCACTTTGGTCTGGAGGACCATGAAGGCATCAGTGAACTGTTTGATTGTGACTTTGGTGACCTTTCACAAGTTTTGGAGGACAGTtag